The DNA window ATAGTATTTTCCTACTTATTAATTAAGTAATGAACACATAAAACAATATGATAAGCTTATTACGATTTTGGATATTACACTTTTTTACTAAGATATATAGTTCCAAAAatgtatgcataaaaattttcatggaaagtatatacatataaatatttatttagttagctaataaattatgtagatatgaaaaataagcacatatatatacattgaTTTAAGATATGCATAGCGAGAATACATGTAAGTACTATACTAGTGGATGCCTTTTTCACATAATGGAATAacacaataaatatataataatatttcttatttatttttttttggtatTACTTTATAAGGCTAAGgttttttgatttatgtttcatataattgaaTAGATCCTAGGTTCGTCAAAAATTAAGtccataaaaaatttatatatttttgtgagGCTTTAagcttatatatttttagaatcgcataaaaagttatatatgattaatgtgtgtgttttttattttttgcaatttcatataattactATATAGcttattatatgtacattTCCCAACATcgaaagaaaatataatacactGCTTATTATGCATTTATATTGGAGAGGAGAAAAAACGTGCACAAATCAATGAAGTGTACTTAGTTAAACCTtctcaaaaatatatgcatatatatatgttgtttaatatttttttatatataaaaattcaatGTTTATATTACGAATATAAATTCCTATTTAAATAGGATATGTGTgtattattgaaaaattaaatattacgTACACGCACAcgtatttataatatctaTGGCGCGAAAAAGAGATTACttagtatataaattaaataaaattatagagCCTTAGCTAAAAACATATGGGCACACACTGcgtatttataattacaccaatgatatatatttatattaaatatatagataatatataagcGCACAtaagtaatatattttatttttaaagggtctctgtttttttaataccataataatatatttcgcatttttattttttatttaaaaaaaaaatatatatattaatttttaaatgtcgtagtattatttttccataaCATAGGAAATTCCATATTTCTAGCAAgccaaaatttattaaaaaaaaaaatttaagggcttataaaaatttccTAACTTTGGCTGTTTTAAGGGGATTGCGCATTTAAGACATGGAAAAAAGCTACTAATAACTCAATGCACacaaataattcaaaatattaataaaaataattaagtTGTGAGGgctttgtatattttaaaaaaaaataacattttcAAATGTCACAATTATATGTACTATATTGTGTAAATGCATATACCATATTAGCATGATAGGATATGTATACTAGGAATACCTACAAACTCTCGccatttatcattattataatttcataAATTAACACGTTTAATtggatattttaaattctaTGTATTGAGAACAGGGGCACTTATGAAGAATgccatattttatttaattattgttTGATTAATTTGAATGTGCTTGCACACATATACTACTAATATAACAATTTCTAGGGATGAACTTGTAGAATGAGAATCGAAAAAAAGCTACTAAGTCTAGGCTACTTTGCCTATGCACATATAGGCAAGCCATCTTTAACCCCAAAACTATTCTTTGAGAatacttttataaataggagaaatatatataatatgaaaatggcAAACgactataaatattatattgttgATAAAAAGGATTTGTGTGCAAatgtaattattatacctatgtataatgataattattcttatattttttatgatgaTAAAGATGAAGGTATTGTTGTCGATCCAAGTGATTATAACAACGTTATTAACATTTccgaaaaagaaaatataaaaataaaaaatgtattatgcACACATAAACATTCTGATCATAATAGtggaaatttttatttttacaataaaaatataaatgtttatGGTATTAAAGAACgtgataataaatatataaataaaaatattgaggGTATTCAAGAAttcgaaataaataattttaaaataaaaacatatttgtCAAATTTTCATTGTAAAAATCATGTATCATATATAGTTGAAAATTCTGAACATGCATCAAAAAaagacgaaaaaaaaaacttattttttacgggcgattttttatttatagctGGAATGggtaaaaattttgaagccaataatatagatatgtataattctattcataatattaaaaaaaaaatcgatataaataacacttatatattttgtgggcatgaatatacattaagtaatattaaattcgCTTTAACTGTTGAtccaaataatgataaattaaatgaattttatcaacaagttttaaaaaatgaaaattgtCTACCAACAGTACCAACTTTATTAAGTCatgaatattcatataatccCTTTTTGAGAtatgataatgaaaatgttaaaaaggttattgatttatatgcaaaaaaaaataactatGTAATTGAACGGAACTCAGATTATTTAGTTCTTTTGAGAATAATGAAGGATAACTTTAAAACAGCATAGATTTTTTCACTAATTAAATGGATACACCAAGCATATCCAAATTATAAAGCAACCGAACGATTATGCATTCGCaactttatatatatgcgcattgtagaatataaaatgtgtgCCTTTTATTAACAGAGTTAAAAATGATAGCACACTGGATTTAAAGgggtatttaaaaaaaaacggtTGTGTCTTATTTTAACCCTAAGATATTTCTAGCGAAATATGATCACCctatcttttattatttttgaattaacAGTGTAAATGTGAAACGAGtttgaaaattaaaaattaagcaattgtttttatttaaatttaatgtaTATTGGCAGAAAGGCAATTGCGAAATGCAGTTTAAAAGTATTTTTTCGCAAcgtattttttgttaatttttgttaattttttgctaatttttgttaattttttgctaattttgttaatttttttctaatttttgtGATAGCACTATTCATTTTAAAAGTGTATTATATGTTGTTGCCTCGTTTGGCACATTGTTTGACAATTTTACAAcggttttttatttccgcTAGTTTTAGCATACaatagaaatataaatactattaaaaaagtatattactaaaaaaaatgacaaaAAAGCTACCTcaaaaagttaaaaaaaaaatgaaaatattaattttaacaaaaaaaatgtgtttttatttaaatatacaagtgtaatatttaaatagttttctctcctattttttaaatttgtttttttacatattttcacaatttaacaagttaaaaattcaatttattaattatttgacTTATTAACTTTAATTattcaatttatttttgtaaataaccaaataaacaattttataaaatagttatgactgttcataatttttgtggtaatttttttttcctacatttttatttatatattatttttcattataaaatgcaatataataatatacttGTATTTTTGCCAAtactatattatatatatatattgtttattatattaatgcataaaatatatttataaaaatatacgtataattaattatgcGTACTccacatgcatatataatattatatataatttttatttatatataatttaaatacaaataaaatattatatatacaatttttaatataacatacccatataaaatataaagaaatattacatattatttataaaattatattcattgattatagtaaatatatgcatacatattgCAAAGTTTTGGTAAGGATTAAGGAAactttttcaatatttaataaaggtaaaaataatatatgcatatatgcgTGTAATAttgtgttatatatatatatatacattttttttaatgtacaatattataattaatttttttttatttccgcctttttatttaaaagcaTATTATAGTaggcatacatatatgtagaACTAAAAATACGaaattccatttttttaggcataatttaatatgcattttgttttatataaggatgatcattttttttcgtaattttaatttaaataacgaaaaaaaaaaataaaagaaaagaggggaaaaaaataaaaaaaataacatggAAGTAGCAACAGAAGGGGGATCCTTTGAAAAGCTACAATTTAACAAATGTGAAGATAAGTATATTTTAGATCAACATTTAAGGACTTGTTTTAGTTATTTATTGttacatattataaaggaatgtaattatttatacaaaataaaatataatattatacaaaacAGTTTGAAAACATGCGCCAGTCAATACAAATCTTCTAACTTATATAATCATAAGACATTGCCATATTCTCAGAAATGggatgataatataatttatgatATTATAAGTAATtccaattatttttgtaattatttcgaattatttaatgaacCAGATTGTTTCACTGAAAATATCCATAGCACAAATTATACCAAAATAAAGTGCCTATCAAATTCGCACGAATGTGTTAAAAGTtcaacaaatttaaaagaacaaaataaatatgaagaaataTCATCACATATACCATTTGATGACACAATAATCGGGGGTGTAACAGTAAAccataatttaaaaaatgaatttccCCAATCTTGGGATGGAATAAAGCCACTCTTATCACCAAATGAATATTacagtaataaaaaaaaggacaCATCAATAGTAAATCTCAATATAATCAAAGAAAACCAATTCCCTAGCATAAAGAGTTTCGAAAATCTTCAAAACTTGGAAAACGTTTTcgttaataataacaaacaAGTGAATAAAATGGCCACTATTATGCACAATAGCAGCCACAGCTATATTTGCAAAGCTGATCTTGGCACATTTGATAAAGCCATGTATGAACAACCCTCGAACAGTTTACAATGCAATCATAACGAAATATTAAACGATAGCATTGTGAAAGATGGGGACTTAGTCTCTGAATATAAAACTTTTAACAATATCGACAATATCAATCGATTTAGTAAAAGTTGTGAATATCGAGACAATAGTAATCGAAGTAATGATGGCGCCCAAGATAGCAGTGAGAAAAATGAAAGCGAGGGAGATaaagaaaaggaaataaataataatgagaACTCAAACAATTCTGAAAAagataatagtaataacaatcaagatcaaaataataatcaaaatcACGGAGGAGGAGGAGGAGGAAAACAAAATGGTGACAAAGGtgatgatgaagaaaataataataataatggagAAGATggtaaagataaaaatgaagagGATGAAGAAGGAGAAAATGTTAAGAAAGAAATGAgtgaaaaggaaaaatataaatttttttataaaaaaataaaagaaataaaatcgaatatttttgtaaaaagatgtaaaaatgttgaaaaatactttaaaaaaaaaatatttaattatataaataagaataatataatatgcaaCATGAATATAGATacaatattcatttatttaaaaaatgtatattatttaattcttaataataaacaattagtatttttttttatatataacactAATGATGTTATGAATGCTATTATTAATGCAGAAAAGTCTaacgaaataaattataatgaaaaagatttttttttgtatttcttaacaaatgaaaaggaaatatataaaaaaatatttgatgaaattaatttaaaatatgataaaaatgaacttatattaaaattaaaaaagttaaaaaaaagattaaatgatttaaaaCATACAGAAGAAactaatttatttgaagaAAGTATGAAACAACTTGGATTGTTTAAAGATATTTCAAAATGTGTTAATAGTAGTCCTAATTGTCAAAATAATGTTTCCAAtgaagatatatataaactttttaattatacaaatagaaggtttttaaaaaattataaagcaGTATCTCATAAACTGtccttaaaaaatttgttacccaaattatataattttaaagatttaaaagaaacgaataatttaatatgtaaCGTTGGCAAAAACGTTAAAAATGCTACAAAAAATGGTGTTGGATTTGAtggaaaaaagaaaaagaaaaataaaaaaaataaagaagcaaatatgaaaaaaaatatgaataattctatgatgaatatgaatccttattataataattttgctAAAGGTGCAAATATGAATCCCTTTATGAACAATAATATAGGTAATCcacaattaaataattcatttaattattttggaAACTTTCAAAATGCTCAAAACAACGGGTTTCCAAATGATAATGTTAATAACTACTCTCGATTTTATAACAATATGCAATATGGACAACATATGCAAAATAATCCTAATTTTAAAGAcaacaatttaaatgataaaaatggtaacaaaaataatgaaacagATGAAAAAGgtgatgaaaatgaagttaaaaaaaaaacaataagaGGTATAACTtcttttacattatttgctagagaaaaaagaaaagaattGTTAAATCAAAAAGTATTTTTGGGTAGCTCTTTAACTGAACAAACATCTGCTGTTGCTAAAATATGGAATAATTTAAGTGATgagaaaaagaaagaatGGGCTGTTAAAgcttcaaaaataaatgaagaaaatttcttattacaaaaaaaaaagaagaaaagaaaatttacTGCCTTTAGTATATTTGCTCgtgaaaaaagaaaagaatataaagaaaaaaatattgatatGGGTTTAACATTAGCTCAACAAAATTCTTATGTATCAAAATTATGGAAACAATTATCTactgaagaaaaaaatagatataaatatttgtcaAATACTGTTAATGCAGCTGtagcaaaaaataataaaaatcaagtaaattatattaatggTCAAAAGGTTAGTGGATTTAAAGGAAGAATTAAAGCTTTAGACAACATGATGAGTCAACATTTTTCAAACAACAACAATCTTATGTATAAcgatatgaataatatgtCGAAcattaacaataataacaaaatgatGTATAATCAAAACCAAGTAATGATGGGAAATGAAGCTAATccatataatatgaattatatgGCTAATATGCAAAACATTCCTCACggtgataataatatgaattattttaattatatggaaaatatgaataaaaatatgccaATGGGTTACATAAACAATGATATGAATATGGTTCCTGATAATGGGGATGATAaagctaaaaaaaatgctttaaaaaaaaataagaaaaaaaaaaatgaaaattttaatgatcCAAATCAATTAATGAATAATCCTAAttatatgttaaaaaatgctAATTCATTTAATCAGCAAAATTACAATTCTTTACAATATCCTAATGATGGGTTAAATAATACTAACAGTTATTACCCCTTACCTTTTCCTAATGATactaataatgaaattaataataattctgAACTGTACAgaaatattgttattaataACAATACTCAGAATATGATGAcagaaaataatcaaaatgcTATgctaaataatatgtatgaTCAAAATCAAATATCTATGAATCCTAATAATATAGTAAATGCAACTGCCCAAATGAGTggtatgaaaaataatatggcTATCAATCCTGATGTGcctataataaataatgcaaaGGGAGAACACAACATGCCGATAAACCAAATAGATAACAACGAATTGATGCAAGCACATGCTAATGCTTATATAAACAACGGACTTAATAATGCTAATGTAAATGATAATTCGGGAATgccaaataaaataaattttccaGGACATGAACATGGCGAATTtgcatttaataaatttccAAACGAAACGAATGAAATGTATGAACGTGATAATGCAAATATTGGTGGACCACCAGGTAgccaaaataatatgcttATGCATAATTATCAAGTAATGAATGGTAATCCTCAAAATGGAGCCCAAATGgatgatattttaaaaaaaaaaatgatgaaagatgaaaaaaaaaaattaaaggaagaaaaaatgatgtTAAAAGAATATGACAAAAGAAGGAAACAAATGTTAAAAgcagaaaaattaatggaaaaaaataaaaataaaaatatgcttaATGGTGATAATAATGGAATGCCTATTGATTCCAATTCAGGATATTATGATCCtgcaaatataatgaataataataatggaaatatgGGCATGTATATGAATATGAACAATTATGATATTTCAAACccattaataaataatccaatgattaataattataatttttatgctaACGCTGATaagcaaaatataaatgctttaaataatacagCAACTACTATAAGCCCTAGAAATAATACGAacaatacaaataataatggagTTATTTCTGCCCCTACTGATGAagtaaataatgatgaattttcaaattatacttatgctaataaatttatgacTGATTCAGGTGGAGTAAtcagaaataataattctatACCTAATGATagtaatatacaaatttcggatgatattaaaaaatatgaccatgtaataaataatactatTCATGATAATACAAAACTAGGGAATCATATTCCTGATCATCAGCATATGTCAAATGAGCAAATTCAAAAAGCAGGAATGAATTCGTCTGTAATTAATCCTAACATGCCTGACAGTTTAAATCATCCAACTTAtttaaattcaaataaagattattttaacaatacgaactattttaataatgtaaTTCCAAATGATCAAGTAATGTATCAACATACAAATGGCTCAACAAATGTTGTAAACAATGGAGTAccaattaaatatttaatggAAAATGGAGCAAatccaaataaaatatatggatataatAACAACAATTAtcttaataatatgaatcaAAATGAAAGAACACCAAATGGAATATCTGGTGGATCAACTAATGCTGGtgttattatcaaaaatgatgaatattttaatactaTTTCAAGAGAAAAAGATAATactaatgatataaaagttgatcaaaattttaatagcACTAACTATTATCAACCCAATTCTacaaatacatatataaatccaAATACTAACAGAAATGGCACTAATGTAATAGTAGGTTCTgttaatatgaataataataataataacatggCTCATGGTTCATCTTCTTTTTCAAATGATCATGTCAATAgtcataataaaataaataattctatTTCATATGAAGTCGATGATCCAAATCAGGGTTACGCCAATATGAATAATCCACCTGTACATTTACATGCATCTAAACAGCATAACCAATcacaatatataaatttaaatgaaacgATAAACAATGATATTAATATGGGAATAAATATGGAATATAACAATGGaatgaattatatgaacataaataatgacaataataataataaaaataatccaGCCTATTTTTATCCCCataatagaaataataatatgccGAATGGGGAGAATATGATGTATTTCCCTGATCATGTTGTTccagaaaataaaatatcagGAAACCTTGTCTATTTTGACACGGTAAAATGATTGTTACCTTTGTATCCCTTTCCCCTTCCTAACCCTTACcgcattttatttcatcctATTTGCCACTTCCTTTCTTTTAGGATATGAATAGAGTACCTGGAGCAATGGAGGATATTGAAATTAGTGGACATAAAGggaaacaattttttaataacgCATCTCATTTTTTAGAGTTAGTTGATAAAAAACGAATAAaacggaaaaaaaaaaaatcatctGTGAATAGTGTGAATGgtataaataaagtttTAAACAGTTTCCCtttgcatatgcatatcaaaaggtttttttttctttttcgaTTTCTCATTTCTggatattaataatttacatttatttataaaatgcacatttttattacaaaataattgccattttttgtttctaGGAGACAATGATACAATATGGGATTtagttttgaaaaataaatcaaaaagaGAACgacgaaaaaataaaaaaacaaatgaaatagCAATAGATAATACATTAGAAGATATAATGAATTCTGATCAAAACCCCAATGATGATTTAAATTTACTctgtttaaataataatggatattatttaaacacTGATCAGGATAAACAAGTCGAAGAAAACAATGACTTAAATGAATTAACTAATAAAGAAAGAGATGAAGAAGCTGATAAAGCAGacaatgaaaatgaagatgATATCCTTAGTTTATTAAACATATGTATGCCAAATTAttcaacaaaattaaatataaatgaacgAGGTGAAGTTACTTATGATGATAAACGAAcatataattcaaatacaataatgaatgataatgataatgattttaattttttgatgaaaacgaaaaataaagttaatgaaaatttaaataaatgccaaattgaaaaatataataatgcatataaaaaagctaAATTATGCAAATGGTCAGAACAACAaactaataaattttatgaagTCATTGAAATGTTTGGTGTTGATTTAATGATGGTTAGGGCATTATTACCATCTTTTACAGATAAACAAATTCgcgataaatataaaaaagaaaaaaaaaataatcccTATAGAATAGACCaagcattaaaaaaaaataaagaaattgaTTTGGAAgcatatgaaaatgaaCATGGAAAAATCGACCACTCAACacatcataattattatgacTCAGCTAGCGATTTAGgtaattttatgaaaaaaaaaaaaaaaaaaaaaaaataataaaaaaaacatgtacgttcataatatattcccAATTTTACCAcccatttttaattcactcttaaattaaaattttcctttttatagATAACTCTTCtccgaaaaaaaataataaagacgTGGATGATTCAGAAATCAACATCTTAAGCATTTTTGATAACAAAGATGATGattacaataataatgccAAAGATCAAGGAGAAGATAAGGGTATTACAGATTTGAATATTCTgactttattttaaaatccACACATATATGCCTTTATCATCTATATTCAAACTGAAACAATGATTATCCGCccacatttatttatgtattatgcttatgtatgtatacatGCATATTCTCATCTATACACCCCCcccttttattttgtatatatgctttaattaatcaaatatttagccccttttttttcattttttatattttttttttttaaattatataacttgttataaaaaataataaatgatttataaaaatatcaaaaatagtTTTCTACAACCACAATAAAGTggtaattataaaaataataaaaaagttattatacatttttcgATGTATAACGATAATAAGTCTTAGCATAATAATACTGgcttataaaataatatcggattttttattcaaaaaaaataatgtataaaaaagaaaacataaaatataaaattattttattgtctTAAATTTTGTGATCAAATAttccaaaaaatttaaaacacatacagaaaaattatagtatatatttactaaCGCCACTCGAGTTAGTTAGGCATTTCAATTGTAGACCAATAACTCAAGTTTTACATATCAAAATTAATCAATCTGAAAATGTCTTtcaattttcttttataatcTAAATGACTATGTATAATCCCGCTTGCATCGTAATTTTCAATGCCAGGATCATTGATAGGCATTAAACCCGCGACACTCAATTTCCATTccatatatctatataaaaATCCTAATAACcaatcattttttgaatatacaTTAATTACTCGATTTGTTACAGTCATACGAATTTGGTTCCATACTCTTGTACTAGTCGTTGCAGGTAGCCctataaaaatagcatTACTTACaatgttatataattttttagcatataaatattttaaacaataaaatataactcGAGCTCCAACTGAATATCCAATTAATACAACTGGTCGTTGTCCAACCGTATTTCTATCACTAAGTGCCTCTGCTAATATTCGTCCAGCTTGTTGTGCTCTTTC is part of the Plasmodium chabaudi chabaudi strain AS genome assembly, chromosome: 6 genome and encodes:
- a CDS encoding targeted glyoxalase II, putative, producing MRIEKKLLSLGYFAYAHIGKPSLTPKLFFENTFINRRNIYNMKMANDYKYYIVDKKDLCANVIIIPMYNDNYSYIFYDDKDEGIVVDPSDYNNVINISEKENIKIKNVLCTHKHSDHNSGNFYFYNKNINVYGIKERDNKYINKNIEGIQEFEINNFKIKTYLSNFHCKNHVSYIVENSEHASKKDEKKNLFFTGDFLFIAGMGKNFEANNIDMYNSIHNIKKKIDINNTYIFCGHEYTLSNIKFALTVDPNNDKLNEFYQQVLKNENCLPTVPTLLSHEYSYNPFLRYDNENVKKVIDLYAKKNNYVIERNSDYLVLLRIMKDNFKTA
- a CDS encoding high mobility group protein B3, putative codes for the protein MEVATEGGSFEKLQFNKCEDKYILDQHLRTCFSYLLLHIIKECNYLYKIKYNIIQNSLKTCASQYKSSNLYNHKTLPYSQKWDDNIIYDIISNSNYFCNYFELFNEPDCFTENIHSTNYTKIKCLSNSHECVKSSTNLKEQNKYEEISSHIPFDDTIIGGVTVNHNLKNEFPQSWDGIKPLLSPNEYYSNKKKDTSIVNLNIIKENQFPSIKSFENLQNLENVFVNNNKQVNKMATIMHNSSHSYICKADLGTFDKAMYEQPSNSLQCNHNEILNDSIVKDGDLVSEYKTFNNIDNINRFSKSCEYRDNSNRSNDGAQDSSEKNESEGDKEKEINNNENSNNSEKDNSNNNQDQNNNQNHGGGGGGKQNGDKGDDEENNNNNGEDGKDKNEEDEEGENVKKEMSEKEKYKFFYKKIKEIKSNIFVKRCKNVEKYFKKKIFNYINKNNIICNMNIDTIFIYLKNVYYLILNNKQLVFFFIYNTNDVMNAIINAEKSNEINYNEKDFFLYFLTNEKEIYKKIFDEINLKYDKNELILKLKKLKKRLNDLKHTEETNLFEESMKQLGLFKDISKCVNSSPNCQNNVSNEDIYKLFNYTNRRFLKNYKAVSHKLSLKNLLPKLYNFKDLKETNNLICNVGKNVKNATKNGVGFDGKKKKKNKKNKEANMKKNMNNSMMNMNPYYNNFAKGANMNPFMNNNIGNPQLNNSFNYFGNFQNAQNNGFPNDNVNNYSRFYNNMQYGQHMQNNPNFKDNNLNDKNGNKNNETDEKGDENEVKKKTIRGITSFTLFAREKRKELLNQKVFLGSSLTEQTSAVAKIWNNLSDEKKKEWAVKASKINEENFLLQKKKKKRKFTAFSIFAREKRKEYKEKNIDMGLTLAQQNSYVSKLWKQLSTEEKNRYKYLSNTVNAAVAKNNKNQVNYINGQKVSGFKGRIKALDNMMSQHFSNNNNLMYNDMNNMSNINNNNKMMYNQNQVMMGNEANPYNMNYMANMQNIPHGDNNMNYFNYMENMNKNMPMGYINNDMNMVPDNGDDKAKKNALKKNKKKKNENFNDPNQLMNNPNYMLKNANSFNQQNYNSLQYPNDGLNNTNSYYPLPFPNDTNNEINNNSELYRNIVINNNTQNMMTENNQNAMLNNMYDQNQISMNPNNIVNATAQMSGMKNNMAINPDVPIINNAKGEHNMPINQIDNNELMQAHANAYINNGLNNANVNDNSGMPNKINFPGHEHGEFAFNKFPNETNEMYERDNANIGGPPGSQNNMLMHNYQVMNGNPQNGAQMDDILKKKMMKDEKKKLKEEKMMLKEYDKRRKQMLKAEKLMEKNKNKNMLNGDNNGMPIDSNSGYYDPANIMNNNNGNMGMYMNMNNYDISNPLINNPMINNYNFYANADKQNINALNNTATTISPRNNTNNTNNNGVISAPTDEVNNDEFSNYTYANKFMTDSGGVIRNNNSIPNDSNIQISDDIKKYDHVINNTIHDNTKLGNHIPDHQHMSNEQIQKAGMNSSVINPNMPDSLNHPTYLNSNKDYFNNTNYFNNVIPNDQVMYQHTNGSTNVVNNGVPIKYLMENGANPNKIYGYNNNNYLNNMNQNERTPNGISGGSTNAGVIIKNDEYFNTISREKDNTNDIKVDQNFNSTNYYQPNSTNTYINPNTNRNGTNVIVGSVNMNNNNNNMAHGSSSFSNDHVNSHNKINNSISYEVDDPNQGYANMNNPPVHLHASKQHNQSQYINLNETINNDINMGINMEYNNGMNYMNINNDNNNNKNNPAYFYPHNRNNNMPNGENMMYFPDHVVPENKISGNLVYFDTDMNRVPGAMEDIEISGHKGKQFFNNASHFLELVDKKRIKRKKKKSSVNSVNGDNDTIWDLVLKNKSKRERRKNKKTNEIAIDNTLEDIMNSDQNPNDDLNLLCLNNNGYYLNTDQDKQVEENNDLNELTNKERDEEADKADNENEDDILSLLNICMPNYSTKLNINERGEVTYDDKRTYNSNTIMNDNDNDFNFLMKTKNKVNENLNKCQIEKYNNAYKKAKLCKWSEQQTNKFYEVIEMFGVDLMMVRALLPSFTDKQIRDKYKKEKKNNPYRIDQALKKNKEIDLEAYENEHGKIDHSTHHNYYDSASDLDNSSPKKNNKDVDDSEINILSIFDNKDDDYNNNAKDQGEDKGITDLNILTLF